TGCCCTGGACGAGTCACGCTTCGCGCACGTGCTGGTGGCACTGCGTGAGCACCGCCACGGCGCCTGAGGGGGCCGCAGGCTGCTAGACTCGGCGGCTGGCGCCATCGCACGGCCATCCGGTCTGCGCGTGGCAGCCGCCCATCGACCACGCACAGGGTATCCCCACGCCCCGGTCCCAGGTCATGGGACACCCTCGACGACGTCCATGGAAGTTTCGCGGCAGCGAACACACGAGAGAGTCAACACGTGGCAAACATCAAGTCCCAGATCAAGCGGATCCGCACCAACGAGAAGGCCCGCCTGCGCAACAAGGCCTACCGGTCGGCGCTGAAGACGCACGTGCGCAAGGTGCGCGAGGCGATCGCCTCCGGTGACAAGGAGTCGGCCGAGACCGCGCTCCGGTCGGCGACGCGCCAGCTCGACAAGGCCGTCAGCAAGGGCGTGATCCACAAGAACCAGGCCGCCAACCGCAAGTCGGCGCTGGCGCACCAGGTCGCCTCGCTCTGAGGCGGCAGCCGGCCCTGAGCCGGCCCGCACGCTGAGACACGGCGCTGCTCCCCGGTGGGAGCGGCGCCGTTCTCATGCACCGGCGACGCGGTCCGACCCCGCCCCGCAGGCTCATCACACCACCGGGACCCGGGCACCGACCTGTTCGTAGTGGCCGAGAAGTTGCCGGCAGAGCGCATCCCAGCTGCGGGGCAGGATCGCACGGCGGCCCGCCTCGCCCATCCGGGCGCGCATGCCGGGATCGGCCACCAGGGCCCCGACGGCGCCCACGAGCGCCTCACTGTCGTGCGGCGGCACGAGGAAGCCCGACTCCCCGGCCGCGACCAGGTCCAGCGGCCCGCCGGCTGCCGGGGCCACCACCGGCAGCCCGGAGGCCATCGCCTCCTGCAACGTCTGACCGAAGGTCTCCGAGGTGCCGGTGTGGGCGAAGACGTCCAGGGCGGCGTAGGCGGTCGCCAGCTCCTCCCCCTCGAGCCGCCCCAGCAGCACGGCGTCGGTGCCGGCCAGGTCGCGTTCGAGGACCGGGCGATCAGGGCCGTCTCCCACCACCACGAGCCGGGCGCCGGGGATACGCGCCAGCGGGGCGAGCTCGGTGACGTTCTTCTCGGGAGCGAGCCGGCCCACATACCCGATCAGCACCTCTCCGTGCGGGGCGAGCCGGGCCCGAAGGGCGCGGCCGGCCTCGCTGCTGCGCCGGTTCGGATGGTAGAGGGCCGAGTCCACCCCACGGCCCCACCAGGCCGTGCGTTCGACCCCGACGGCGGCCAGATCCTCCAGTGAGGAGGTCGAGGGAGCGAGGGTCAGGTCGGCGGCGGCGTGCACGCGCCGGATCCAGCGCCATGCGGCGTGGTGGGTCAGCGACAGCCCGTAGGAGCGGGTGTACCGGGCCACGTCGGTCTGGAAGATCGCCACCGACGGGATGCGCTGCCGCCGGGCCAGCGCCAGCGCCTGGGCACCGATGCCGAACGGTGCCGCGGCGTGCAGCACGTCGGGGTCGAACTGCAGGACGGCCCGGGTCAGGCGCCGGCTCGGCATGCCGGCCCGGAAGCCCCGGTAGTCCAGGGCCGGCACCGGGTGCACCGGGAACCCGGCGTACTCCCGGGGTGCCGGGCCGGGGCAGACCACGATCGCCTCGTGCTGCTGCTGCGCCAGGTGGTCGAGCACCCGGAGCACGGAGGTGGTCACGCCGTTCAGGCTGGGAAGGAAGGACTCGGTCACCACAGCGACTCGCACGAACCCCAGCGTGGCGGGCCCGGGTAACGGGACGCCCGTGCGGACACGACCGGCAGGTGACGGTCCGGTGACCAGTCTGCCGGCGGCGGCGACGCGGTGCTCAGCCCTCGCGGGCGGCCGCGATGGTCAGGACCGCGCGTTCGACTGCGTAGCGTGCGTCCCGACCCTCCCCCTTGACCTGCGCATCGGCGTCCGCGACGGCGGTGATCGCCCGGGCGAGCCCCTCGGGTGTCCATCCCTGCAGGTCCCGGCGGGCACGGTCAATCTGCCAGGGGGCGAGCCCGAGCTCAGCGGCGCTCGCCCGGCCGCGGGTGGCGGCCACCTTCGCCAGGGTGCGCAGCTTCATCGCCAGCACCGCGACCAGCGGGACCGGGTCGACCCCTGTCTCCAGGGCGTGCCGGACCAGCGTGATCGCCTCGGTCTGCTTGCCGGCGACGGCGGCATCGGCCACCCGGAAGCCGGTGGCCTCGACCCGCCCGCCGTGGTAGCGCTGCACCACATCGGGGGTGATGGTCCCGGTGGTGTCGGCGATCAGCTGGGCGCAGCCGGCGGCCAGTTCACGCAGATCGGAGCCGAGCGCCTCGACCAGGGCCTGGACCGCCGCCGGAGTCGCGCGCCGGCCCGCCGCCTGGAACTCGGCCGCGGCGAACTCGGCCTTGTCACCGTCGCGCTTGATCGCCTCACAGGTGACCACCGGGTAGCCCGCCTTGGCGATCGCGTCCAGGAGCTTCTTGCCCCGCACACCCTTCTCGTGCCGGATCACCAGCGTGACGTCGTCGACGTCCGGCCCCGCGGCGGCGACATGGGCGAGTGCATCCTCGATGAACGCGTCCGAGGCGGACTCGGCGCCCTCGACCACCAGGTGGCGGTGCTCGCCGAACAGCGACGGGCTGGTGAGCACCTCCAGGTGCCCGCGCTCGTAGGCGCCGGCCTCCAGCACCGTGACCTCGGCCTCAGGGTCGCGTTCGCGCACGAGCGCCCCGAGCCGGGCGACGGCGCGGTCGACGAGCAGGCCCTCCCCGCCGCGCACGAGCACGACCGGGGCGAGCGGGACGTCTCGCCAGGACGGGCCGGTGGTGGGTCGGGAGCGGCGAGCAGGAGGCACGTGCACAGCCTGCCACCTCACCGTGACATCCGACGGCATCGTGCCCGGCGACGGGCCGCTAGGGTCGACTCCGTGAGTGTCCGACGCGCCGTGGAACGGCACCGCGCCGGCCTCGGCGCGAGCGTGGCGGTGTATCGCAGCAGACCGGGCGCCGGCACCTATCTCGCCGCGCTCGTGCTGTGGCTGCTGATGGTGGCCGGCGTGCTGATCAACCCCGACCCTGAGCTGGTCCACAACGTCGTGCCGCTGGTGGTGTGGGGGTCGATCCTTGCCGGGATCCTGGCGATGCTCGGCGGCGAGGTGCTCATCGTGTGTGAGCGTGGTCTGCTGGTCGGTTCCACGGCCCCGCTGCTGCGTCCCCGGCCGGTGCCCTACGACCGGATCGTGCCCGGCACCGTGGTGCCCGTCCTGCGACCGTGGCGGCTGACGGCCACCACCGGTCTGTTCTGGCCCCGGCCCACGACGCGCACGGCGTGGTGGAACCGCTCCGCCGTGTCCTTCGTCCAGGCGATGCCCTGGCCGCTGTGGTGGTTCGTGGGGACCGGTCGCGCCGACCCCGGGCAGGTCAGCGCCGAGATCGCCGCGGCCGCCCGGCGGGCCGGCTTCACCGACCTGGCCGAGGCCACAGTGGCCGCCCCACGGCGCACGCTGACCGGTCGGCGCGAGGACGCAGCGCTGCTGCTGCCCGGCTTCCCGGGCGCGCCCGGCACGGGCTGACCGCGCGGGTCACACCGCCGGCCAGGGAAGGGCGGCGCCGGGCAGTGCCGCCCACCGGTGGGCCACGGCCGCGATCCACGCCGTGCACCAGGAGGCCGGCTGCACGAGCACCTCGGCCGCACCCGGCGAGAGGGGACCGACCAGGGCGGCGGCGAGGCCGAGGACGGTGGCAGGGGCGACCGCCGGTGCCGCCATGAGGTTCGCCGGGACGGCGTAGAGCGGGATCGCCGGGTCCAGGAGCAGCAGCACCGGTGTGCAGGCGATCTGCGCCGCGGCGGGCACCGCCAGGGCCATGCTCAGCGGTTCCGGCAGCCAGCGAGCCAGCCAGGAGGCGATCGGCCCGCTACCCACGAGCAGCCCACCGGTCGCCAGCACCGAGAGGGCGAAGCCGTAGGAGCGCGCCAGCCAGGGATCGGCGGCCAGCAGCGCGATCACCGCCGCGGCCAGGGCAGGGAGCGCCGCACGCGGGCGGCGCAGTGCCAGCCCGAGCAGCAGCACCGCACCCATCACGGCCGAGCGCAGCACGCTGCCGTCGGGGTGGACCAGTGCCACGAAGGCGATCAGCACGAAGGCTCCCACCACCGACCGGGCCGGTGGCGGCAGCCACCACCCCAGTGCCAGCACCAGGCCCAGCACCAGCGCGACGTGGGCGCCCGAGACGGCGGTCAGATGGGTCAGGCTCGTGGTGCGCATCGCCTCCCGCAGGGCCGGCGGCACCACGCGGTCGTCCCCGATGGCGATGCCCGGCACCAGACCGCGTGAGGCCGGGGGCAGCTCCTCGCTGGCCGAGACGAGGCCAGTGCGCAAGGCGGCCACGGTGGCACGCCATCCCTGCGGCGGCTCGTGAGTGCCCGGCCCGGCCGGGATCACCAGCAGCGCCCGCTCCTGACCCGGCTCCGTCGCGGCGAGCCGCGCGGTCACGGTGACCAGCCCGCCGGTCCGCTCCCGCGCCCACTCCTCGCTCGCTAGCACGAGCACGGGCAGCGAGGCCACCGGCAGGGACCGGCCCGCGGTGAGCAGCACCGCCTCGATGCGTACGCCGGGCCGCTCAGCGAGCGGCACCGGGTCGCCGGTCAGGCGCAGCTGCACCTCGGCGCTGGTCCCGTCCACCCGGCTCACCTGCTCGGCGCGCCACTCCAGCCGTGGCACGGCGGTTGCGAGCACCGCCGCGGCCACCAGCACGGTCAGTGCGGCGGTCGCGCCCAGGGAGCGCGCCTGGACCCGGCGGTGCCGGGGGCGCGAGCGACCGGGATGGGGTCGACCAGGATGGGAGCGGCCGTGCAGCCGCCGCAGGCGGTGCACCAGCAGCGTGGCCGCCGTCAGCAGCACCAGCACCATCACCCAGACCCAGCTACCGCCGAGTCCCACGCCCCACCCGCACACCCCCCAGGTGAGCGCCGCTGCGGGTACGAGCCGCCAGTCCCGGCCGGCCCGCGGGCGTCCGGTGCTCACAGGACCACCTCATCCCGCAGCCGTTCGAGCGTCGCGGGTCCGATCCCGGAGACCTGCAACAGATCCTCGACGGTGGCGAAGGGGCCGTTCTGCTCGCGCCAGCCGATGATCTCGGCAGCCAGCGCCGGGCCGATTCCCGGCAACTGCTCGAGCGTGGCGGCGTCGGCGGTGTTCACGTCGATCGTGCTGCTCGCCGGGGTCGTCCCGGGCTCGGGCCGGGCTGCCTCGCCCTGCTGCGGAACGTAGACCTGCTGCCCGTCGGTGACGGTGGAGGCGAGGTTGATGGCATCGAGATCTGCGCCCTCGGCCGCCCCTCCGGCGACATCGATGACCTCCGCCACCCGCGTCCCCTCGGGCACGTTCACCACCCCGGGCTCACGCACCGCGCCGGCCACGTGCACCACCACCGTGGCTGCGCCGGTGCCGGCCGGTTCGCTGCTCGCCGGTGCCTCCACCCCCGGTGCCTCCGCGCCCGGTGCCTGCGAGGCCGGGGCCTGCGGCGTCGGGATCGGTGCGGTCACCGGGGCCGGCGCCAGGCCGCGCGCGAGCAGCACGGCCGTGATCACGAGGGCCACGACGAGCGCGATGATCGCCACGCGTGCTGCCATCCGGACCGGCATCTCGGCGCCCCGAGGGCGCCGGTCACGCCGGTCACGCCGACCCGAGCGCCCGGGCGGGCTCACCTCGACCGGCGGCTCGGGTACCTCGTGCGCAGGCCGGTAGGCCGCCACCACCGCCCGTCGGAGGCGGTCCCGGGGCTGACGAGGATCCACAGCCGTGACGCTAGGCCGCGGCCGCCCTGCTCCGCCTGACGCGCAGGAGGGGGTGTGGATACGACGACCGCCGGGGCCGGCCGGCCGCCGTCATCGCTCAGGCCGGGACGATGTTGACCAGCTTCGGGGCCCGCACGATGACCGTGCGCACGGCGGCACCGTCCAGCGCCCGCTGCACACCCGGGTCGGCCAGGGCCGCCGCCTCGAGGTCGGCCTCGGAGATGTCCGGGGAGACCTCCAGGCGGCCCCGGACCTTCCCCTTGACCTGCACCACGCAGGTGACGGTGTCCTCCACCAGCAGTGCCTCCTCCACCTGCGGCCAGCTGGTGCGTGCCACGGTCGGGGCGTGGCCGAGCCGCTCCCACATCTCCTCGGCGGTGTAGGGCGCCACCATCGAGAGCAGGATCGCGACCGTCTCGACGGCCTCGCGCACGGCCGGGTCCGCCCCGCCGCAGCCGGAGTCGATGGCCTTGCGGGTGGCGTTGACCAGCTCCATGGTGCGGGCGACCATCACGTTGAACCGGTGGGACTCGATCAGCCCGGCAGCCTCGTGGAGGGTCCGGTGGGTCACCTTGCGCAGCGCGGTCTCACCGCCGTCGGCGGGGGTCCCGACGGCGGAGGTCACGTCTCCCGCCAGCCGCCAGGCCCGCTGCAGGAAGCGCAACGAGCCCTGCGGGGACATGTCCGCCCAGTCGATGTCGTCCTCCGGCGGGCCTGCGAAGACCAGGGTGAGGCGGACGGCGTCGACGCCGAACTCTTCCAGCTGCTCCCCCAGGCTCACGCCGTTGCCGAGGGACTTGCTCATCTTCTTGCCCTCGTTGATCACCACGCCCTGGTTCAGCTGGGCGGCGAAGGGTTCGCGCACCTCCAGCAGTCCCATGTCGGCGAGCACCTTGGTGAAGAAGCGGGCGTAGAGCAGGTGCAGCACCGCGTGCTCGACACCGCCGACGTAGATGTCGGCGGGCATCCAGGCGTTGGTCAGCTCCGGATCGAAGGCCTGGGTGTCGTCGCCGACGCTGGCGTAGCGCAGGAAGTACCAGGAGGAGTCGACGAAGGTGTCCATGGTGTCGGTGTCGCGCTTCGCCGCTCCACCGCAGCGCGGGCAGTCGACGTTCACCCACTCGGTCGCCGCGGCCAGGGGCGAGACCCCCTTGGGCTTGAGGTCGGCGCCCCGCAGGTCGGGCAGCGTCACCGGCAGCTGATCCTCGGGCACCGGCACCGCGCCGCAGGCCCCGCAGTGGATGATCGGGATCGGGCAGCCCCAGTACCGCTGCCGGCTCAGCAGCCAGTCGCGCAGCCGGAAGTTCACCGCCCGCGTGCCCGTGCCCTCGGACTCCAGGCGCTCCAGGATCCGCGCGATGCCGGTCTGCTTGTCGCTCAGTCCGTCGAGCACGCCGGAGCTGACGTAGGTGCCGTCCCCGGTGGTGGCCACGCCGGAGTCCTGCGGGTCCTCCTCGCCGGTGTCGATCACGCGGCGCACCGGCAGGCCCATCGCCCGGGCGAAATCCAGGTCACGCTGGTCGTGTGCGGGCACAGCCATGATCGCGCCGGTGCCGTAGTCGGCCAGGACGTAGTCGGAGGCCCACACCGGCACCTGCTCCCCGCTGACCGGGTTGCTGGCGGTGATGCCCAGGTCCACCCCGGTCTTGGGGCGCTCGGTCGACATCCGGTCGATGTCGGAAGCCTTACGGGTCTCGCTCAGGTAGGTCTCGAACGCCTCCCGCTGCTGCGGTGCGACGATCTCGGCGGCCAGGGCGGCGTCGGCGGCCACCACCATGAAGGTCGCACCGTAGAGGGTGTCGGGGCGGGTGGTGTAGACCCTCACGTCCCTGTCCGTGCGGTCCGCGAGGTGCAGCGTGAAGTCGACGTGGGCGCCCTCGGAGCGGCCGATCCAGTTGCGCTGGGCGGTCACCACCCGGTCCGGCCAGGTCGGGGCCAGCGTCTCCAGGTCGTCGAGCAGCTCCTGGGCGTAGTCGGTGATCTTGAAGTACCACTGGTTCAGCTCGCGCTTGGTCACCTCGGCGCCGCAGCGTTCGCAGCGTCCGTCCACGACCTGCTCGTTGGCCAGCACCGTCTGGTCGTTGGGGCACCAGTTCACCGGTGAGTACTTCTGGTAGGCCAGCCCGCGCTCGGCGAACTTCAGGAACAGCCACTGGGTCCAGCGGTAGTACTCCGGGTCGGAGGTGTGCAGCCGGCGGGACCAGTCGACGCTCACGCCGTACCGCTTGAACGAGGCAGCCTGGGTCTCGATGTTGCCGTAGGTGTAGGTGGCGGGGTGCTCACCGCTGCGGATCGCGGCGTTCTCGGCCGGCAGCCCGAAGGAGTCCCAGCCCATCGGGTTCATCACCTCGTAGCCGCGCAGCCACCAGTACCGGGCGATGACGTCGTGCAGGGCGGTCACCTCGGCGTGGCCCATGTGCAGGTCGCCGCTGGGGTAGGGGAACATCGTCAGCGCGTACCGCTTCTCCTTCGCCCCCGAGCGCACGGCCTCGTCGTCGGCGCGGAACGGCTGCAGCTCGTCCCACACCGGTAGCCACTTGGCTTCCAGTGCGCGGTAGTCGTAGGTGGTCTCGCTCTGCTCGGTGCTCATTCGCCTCGTCTCCCGGGTGGGCCCTGCCCTGTGGTCGGCACAAAAAAGCCCCTCTCAGGGAGGGGCGGCCGCGGCGGTTCGATCTACCGACGCGGCTCGTTAAGGAGCAGGACCTGCTGCATGGGCCCATGGTAGCGGCACCCGAGACCGGCGCGGCAACGGCGAGGACCGTGGCGAGGCCGGCCACGACCTGCACACCCGCGCCGGCCGACCTACGATGGGGCCGTCACTCTCGCCGCCACCGCGGCGGCTCGTCGGAGAAAGGACAGCACGTGAGCACTCACGCCACCGGCCAGGACGCTCCCGAGGTCGTCGTCACCCGCCTGCAGGCAGCCCTGGTGGATCTGATCGATCTGGCGCTGCAGGGCAAGCAGGCGCACTGGAACCTGCACGGACCGCACTTCCGCTCCATCCACCTCCAGCTCGATGAGGTGATCGCGGACCTACGCACCTGGTCCGACGACGTCGCCGAGCGGCTGGCGACCCTGCGCGAGGCGCCCGACGGCCGGGCGGGGACGGTCTCGCAGAGCTCGCAGGTGCCCGATATCGATGCCGGCCAGATCGGCACGGACAAGGTCATCCGTCTCTTCGATGACCGGCTGCAGGAGGCCAGCGAGCGCATCAAGGCGGGTCTGGACGAGCTCGAGGTGGACCTGCTCAGCCAGGACCTGCTGATCGAGGTCGCCACCGGCCTGGAGAAGCACGCCTGGATGTTCCGCTCCGCCGAGGCCTGAGGCCCCGGGGAGACCCCGCTCAGGCGCGCTGGCTCGCCGCCACCGAGGCGGCGAGCCGGGCAGCCTCCCGGCCGGCTCGCTCGATGCGCTGGGCGAGTTCGTGGCCGGGGCCCCCGGCCACGCCGAAGTCCTCCGGTGCCGCATAGACGGCTGTGGGAGCGATGAGCGCGCCGAAGTAGGCGAACAGCGGCCGCAGCGTCTGATCGATCATCAGCTGGTGGCGGGGGCTGCCACCGGTCGCGGCCAGCACCACCGGCGTGCCGCGCATCGACAGCGGCTCGACGAGGTCCCAGAACCCCTTGAACAGTCCGGCATAGCTGCCGCGGAAGACCGGCGTGCCGGCGATCACCAGGTCTGCCTGCTCCACCCTCCGCAAGGCGTCGTCCAGCTCCGGCGAGGGCAGTCCGAGCACGGTGGCGTCGGCGATGTCACGGGCCAGGTCTCGCACGTCGATCGTCCGGGAGGTCACGCCGGTGCAGGCCGCCACCTCCCGCACGAGCGCATCGGTCAGGGCACGAGTGGTCGAGGGGAACCCCACACCCCCGTTGACCGCGACCACGGACAGGGTGTCGGTCTGGCTCATCGGTTCTCCTTCGTCGTCGTCTCGCGGAGCTTCTCGCACAGGCGCCGCAACTGCGCCTGCTCGTCCTCGGTGAGGGCGACATCGAGCCGCTCGCCGATCGAGCGGACGTGGCGGCGCCCGACCTGTCGCTGCAGCCGGCTGCCGCGCTCGGTGAGCGCGACGACCACGCCGCGCCCATCGCCCTCGGCTGCCCGCCGCTCGAGCAGACCGTCCGCGGCGAGGCGGTCGACCATGCGGGACAGGCTTGGCTGGCTCAGCAGCAGGTTCGGCACCAGGTCGCGCATCCGTGCCGCTCCCCCGCACCGCGAGAGAGTGAAGAGCACGTCGTACTCGCGTGAGGCCAGCGGCTCGAAGTCCTTGGCCTGCTCGAAGTGGCGCATCAGGTGCACCTGGGCACGGAAGAGGGCTTCCCAGGCCAGGGCGGCACCGGCCGCCGTCATCGGGGGACGGCGCTGCCGGACATCGGGTCCACGGCGAACTGCGGCGTCAGGTCCACCGGTCCACCGTTGGCCTCCACCCGCGCGGCGTGGGTGGGCCCGTCCGGCACGTGCGCGGGCCGGTTCTTCGCCAGTTCCTTGCGCAGCACCGGCACCACCTCACCGCCGAGCAGGTCGAGCTGCTCGAGCACCGTCTTCAACGGCAGGCCGGCGTGGTCGATGAGGAACAGCTGGCGCTGGTAGTGCCCGAAGTTCTCGGTGAAGGTGAGGGTCTTGTCGATCACCTGCTGCGGGCTGCCCACGGTCAGCGGGGTGGCCTCGGTGAACTCCTCCAGGCTCGGCCCGTGCCCGTAGACCGGGGCGTTGTCGAAGTAGGGCCGGAACTCGTCGACGGCGTCCTGGGAGTTCTTGCGCATGAACACCTGCCCGCCGAGACCGACGATCGCCTGGTCGGCGCTGCCGTGGCCGTAGTGCTCGAACCGCTGCCGGTAGAGGCCGATCAGCTGCTGGAAGTGCTCCTTCGGCCAGAAGATGTGGTTGGCGAAGAAACCGTCGCCGTAGAAGGCGGCCAGCTCGGCCACCTGCGGGGTACGGATGGAGCCGTGCCAGACGAAGGGGGCGACGCCGTCGAGCGGGCGCGGGGTCGAGGTGAACCCCTGCAGGGGGCTGCGGAAGCGCCCCTCCCAGTCCACGACCTCCTCGTCCCAGAGCTTGCGCAGCAGCTGGTAGTTCTCGATCGTCAGCGGCAGACCCTGGCGCGGGTCCTGTCCGAACCACGGGTAGACCGGACCGTGGTTGCCGCGCCCGAGCATCAGGTCCACCCGGCCCCCCGCCAGGTGCTGCAGGAACGCGTAGTCCTCGGCGATCTTCACCGGGTCGTTGGTGGTGATCAGCGTGGTCGAGGTGGTGAGCAGGATCCGCTCGGTCTGCGCGGCCACATACGCCAGCAGCGTGGTGGGAGAGCTCGGCACGAACGGCGGGTTGTGGTGCTCACCGGTGGCGAACACGTCCAGGCCCACGTCCTCGGCATGCTTGGCGATGGTGGCCATCGCCATGATGCGTTCGTGCTCGGTCGGCGTGCGCCCGGTGGTCGGGTCGGTGGTGACGTCACCGACGGTGAAGATGCCGAACTGCATGAGGTGCCTCCCTGTCAGGTCCATGCATCTGCATGAACTTCTGCTCGGGTCAACACCTCATGCGCTCAGGTATTCCCGGTGATCGCCCCGGCCTGCCGGACCACCGCGTCCACGAGCGGCTCGTCCTCGCCCAGCCCCGGCTGCAGGGTCTCCAGCACGGCCGCGACCACGGCCGCCACCTCGCCCGCGTTCGCGGCCTCCTGCGCCGGCCCGGCGCCGGGATCCTGCACCGGCGCGCCCACACCCCGCAGGTGCAGGATCCAGCCGGCGAGCGTGGTGGCACACCCCAGCGGCAGGTGGCCGGCGGCGCGCTCGGCGTGGAGAGTGGGCAGCGTACGCACCGGGAGCTTCTGGGAGCCGTCGTGGGCGATCTGTGCGGTGAGGTGGCGCACCCGCGGGTTCTCGTACCGGGCGATGAGGGCGTCCCGGTAGGCCCGGACCTCCTGGGGCGGCAGGCCCAGGTGGCGCTCGGCCTCGTCCCAGTACTGTTCCACCCAGTCCCGGCACTGCGGGTCGGCGATCGCGGCGTCGATCGTCTCGTGCCCTCGGGCGCTGCCGACGTAGGCGAGCTGGGAGTGGGAGCCGTTGAGCAGCCAGAGCTTGCGGCGCTCGTGCGGGGCGACGTCCTCGACGAGCTGGGCGCCGGCCTTCTCCCAGGCCGGGCGTCCGGCGGGGAAGCGGCCCGAGATCACCCACTCGCTGAACGGCTCGGTCGGCACCGGGGAGGCATCGGAGAATCCCAGCCGGTCCTGCACCAGGGCGCGGTCGTCGTCGGTGGTGGCCGGGGTGATCCGGTCCACCATCGAGGTGGCGAAGTCCACGTGCTCGGCGATCCACGGCACGAGCGACTCGTCCACCGCCGCGGCACCATCGAGCACCAGGGTGCGGGCGACGTCGCCGTTGTCGGGCAGGTTGTCACACGGCAGGATCGTGATCGCCGCCGCGCCGGCCGTCCGCCGGGCCAGCAGCCCGGCCACCAGCCGCATCGGTGCCGAGGAGACCGCCGCGCGTGGATCCTCGCGCAGGGCGGCCACATCGGCCGCCACGTCCGGCGCCGCCAGGTCGAGGTTCCCGACGGCGTCCCTGCGGTAGCCGTGCTCGGTCACCGTCAGGCTGACGATCGCCACAGCC
Above is a window of Ruania suaedae DNA encoding:
- a CDS encoding LLM class flavin-dependent oxidoreductase, with product MQFGIFTVGDVTTDPTTGRTPTEHERIMAMATIAKHAEDVGLDVFATGEHHNPPFVPSSPTTLLAYVAAQTERILLTTSTTLITTNDPVKIAEDYAFLQHLAGGRVDLMLGRGNHGPVYPWFGQDPRQGLPLTIENYQLLRKLWDEEVVDWEGRFRSPLQGFTSTPRPLDGVAPFVWHGSIRTPQVAELAAFYGDGFFANHIFWPKEHFQQLIGLYRQRFEHYGHGSADQAIVGLGGQVFMRKNSQDAVDEFRPYFDNAPVYGHGPSLEEFTEATPLTVGSPQQVIDKTLTFTENFGHYQRQLFLIDHAGLPLKTVLEQLDLLGGEVVPVLRKELAKNRPAHVPDGPTHAARVEANGGPVDLTPQFAVDPMSGSAVPR
- a CDS encoding mannitol dehydrogenase family protein, whose amino-acid sequence is MTAATDRTAPRLARGLHGLPAASAPVRIVHLGVGNFHRAHQAWYTHHAPDADQWGIAAFTGRRPDQAEALAPQDGLYTLITKGPDGDEAEVISSIVAVHPAADHEAYLRYLADPAVAIVSLTVTEHGYRRDAVGNLDLAAPDVAADVAALREDPRAAVSSAPMRLVAGLLARRTAGAAAITILPCDNLPDNGDVARTLVLDGAAAVDESLVPWIAEHVDFATSMVDRITPATTDDDRALVQDRLGFSDASPVPTEPFSEWVISGRFPAGRPAWEKAGAQLVEDVAPHERRKLWLLNGSHSQLAYVGSARGHETIDAAIADPQCRDWVEQYWDEAERHLGLPPQEVRAYRDALIARYENPRVRHLTAQIAHDGSQKLPVRTLPTLHAERAAGHLPLGCATTLAGWILHLRGVGAPVQDPGAGPAQEAANAGEVAAVVAAVLETLQPGLGEDEPLVDAVVRQAGAITGNT